The Streptomyces luteogriseus genome includes a window with the following:
- a CDS encoding MFS transporter, which translates to MGGVDLRFRALVCAYAVSGYGNYLNLIALSLFSYEATGTAFGVGLVMALRLFSGFVAGLTAAALSARTTRLRTMVGADVAQGLVMTVLALCATDTPTWLLCCAVVVMGAGNTYFTVALRSSIPAMVGQESRTRANGLLVTARSIATVLGFASAAPVIGFGGYGAAFAVNAASFAVSAGALLVLRPRTDSEEEAAREGDGRGKDADRPWRRPRLWHGVAGLPGLLLGMILLRGVDALASSSHNVALPVVAHAGSPSDPALFMTRFWVAWAVGTIAAHLVLKRTEGGSAWGERAFAFGTSAMSVSFVAAFTGLPSAGLMAAAACAGFADGWTEIVYTSRLQAAPDRQRSRLFGMSATAETAGFALGTVLAAAALEALPALTVVGMFHGAAVCGALVLLLFAAAAARTSSTSGEEGDTHGTRTGTGTLPGS; encoded by the coding sequence GTGGGGGGTGTGGACCTGCGTTTCCGTGCCCTCGTCTGCGCGTACGCGGTGTCCGGCTACGGCAACTACCTGAACCTGATCGCGCTGAGCCTGTTCTCGTACGAAGCCACCGGCACGGCCTTCGGGGTCGGCCTGGTGATGGCGCTGCGTCTGTTCTCCGGGTTCGTCGCCGGGCTCACCGCCGCCGCGCTGTCGGCCAGGACCACCCGCCTGCGGACGATGGTGGGCGCGGACGTCGCCCAGGGCCTCGTCATGACCGTCCTGGCCCTGTGCGCGACCGACACGCCGACGTGGCTGCTGTGCTGCGCCGTCGTCGTCATGGGCGCGGGGAACACGTACTTCACCGTCGCCCTGCGCAGCTCGATCCCCGCGATGGTCGGCCAGGAGTCCCGTACCCGCGCGAACGGGCTGCTGGTCACGGCGCGTTCGATCGCCACCGTACTGGGCTTCGCCTCGGCTGCTCCCGTCATCGGATTCGGCGGCTACGGCGCCGCCTTCGCCGTCAACGCCGCGAGCTTCGCGGTGTCGGCGGGGGCGCTGCTCGTCCTGCGGCCGCGCACGGACAGCGAGGAGGAGGCCGCACGGGAAGGGGACGGCCGAGGCAAGGACGCGGACCGTCCGTGGCGCCGCCCGCGCCTGTGGCACGGGGTGGCCGGGCTTCCCGGCCTGCTGCTCGGCATGATCCTGCTCCGGGGGGTCGACGCCCTCGCGTCCTCCTCGCACAACGTCGCCCTGCCCGTGGTCGCACACGCCGGCTCCCCGTCCGATCCGGCGCTGTTCATGACCCGGTTCTGGGTGGCGTGGGCGGTGGGCACCATCGCCGCCCACCTCGTGCTCAAGCGCACCGAGGGGGGATCGGCGTGGGGCGAACGGGCCTTCGCGTTCGGTACGTCGGCGATGTCGGTGTCCTTCGTGGCCGCCTTCACCGGCCTGCCTTCCGCCGGTCTCATGGCCGCCGCCGCGTGCGCGGGCTTCGCCGACGGCTGGACCGAGATCGTCTACACCTCACGCCTGCAGGCCGCACCCGACCGGCAGCGCAGCCGGCTGTTCGGGATGTCCGCCACGGCGGAGACGGCCGGCTTCGCGCTGGGCACGGTGCTCGCCGCGGCGGCTCTCGAAGCGCTGCCCGCCCTGACGGTCGTCGGGATGTTCCACGGTGCGGCGGTGTGCGGGGCGCTGGTCCTGCTGCTGTTCGCCGCAGCCGCGGCCCGGACGTCGTCCACGAGTGGAGAAGAAGGGGACACGCATGGAACGCGTACAGGGACAGGCACTCTGCCGGGGTCCTGA
- a CDS encoding amino acid adenylation domain-containing protein, giving the protein MKTIRDAFEAQAARTPDAAAVRAVRTYTYRELSARAVALGEEILAHTRPGSLVALDATGPAGGALGILAAAGIGCAVLPLNRESPPAHRERVLANARPSLVLRETSECVFAVEPVAAAGRPVVPREPVMADIAYVMYTSGSTGLPKGVMVPHTALLDRLAGLASTPGLAAGEVMVAATALSFDISMAEMLLPLTVGASFLAVPDDVRFDPYLFQEFVDEHAPQVMQATPSFWRMLLAAEWQGATGARLWCGGEALTPELARRLLPRGAELWNLYGPTEATIWATAARVEEPDVISLGSPLDGSGLYLAAVDDSGTTHLGETVTEPGTAGEIVLSGAGIALGYLDRDDLTAERFPTGGTAGAGGRLYRTGDRGRYRADGSLEFLGRLDDQIKLRGHRIELGEIEAVLEEHPDITAAVAVLRDADRPEHASITAHVTARREGVSDKALRTWLRERLPAGHCPSRIVVRGTLPRTTAGKIDRVLLAAE; this is encoded by the coding sequence ATGAAGACGATACGAGACGCCTTCGAGGCCCAGGCGGCCCGCACCCCGGACGCGGCCGCCGTGCGGGCCGTCCGCACCTACACCTACCGGGAGCTCTCGGCGCGGGCCGTCGCCCTCGGCGAGGAGATCCTCGCGCACACCCGGCCCGGGTCGTTGGTCGCCCTCGACGCGACCGGCCCCGCAGGCGGGGCGCTCGGCATCCTCGCCGCCGCCGGCATCGGGTGCGCGGTCCTCCCTCTGAACCGGGAGAGCCCGCCCGCCCACCGCGAGCGGGTCCTCGCGAACGCCAGGCCGTCCCTCGTCCTGCGCGAGACGTCGGAGTGCGTGTTCGCCGTCGAGCCCGTGGCCGCCGCAGGGCGGCCGGTCGTCCCCCGCGAGCCGGTCATGGCCGACATCGCCTACGTCATGTACACCTCGGGATCGACCGGGTTGCCGAAGGGCGTCATGGTCCCGCACACGGCGCTGCTGGACCGGCTGGCGGGGCTCGCCTCCACACCGGGGCTCGCGGCGGGTGAGGTGATGGTCGCCGCGACGGCCCTGTCCTTCGACATCTCCATGGCGGAGATGCTGCTGCCGCTGACGGTCGGGGCGTCCTTCCTCGCCGTTCCGGACGACGTGCGCTTCGACCCGTACCTGTTCCAGGAGTTCGTCGACGAGCACGCCCCGCAGGTCATGCAGGCCACACCCAGCTTCTGGCGCATGCTCCTCGCGGCGGAGTGGCAGGGTGCCACGGGCGCCAGGCTCTGGTGCGGCGGAGAGGCCCTCACCCCGGAACTCGCACGTCGCCTCCTGCCCCGCGGCGCGGAGCTGTGGAACCTGTACGGCCCGACGGAAGCCACGATCTGGGCCACCGCCGCGCGCGTCGAGGAGCCCGACGTGATCTCCCTGGGAAGTCCGCTGGACGGCAGTGGCCTCTACCTGGCCGCCGTGGACGACAGCGGTACGACCCACCTGGGTGAGACGGTCACCGAGCCCGGCACGGCCGGTGAGATCGTCCTGTCCGGGGCCGGGATCGCGCTCGGCTACCTGGACCGGGACGACCTGACCGCCGAGCGGTTCCCCACCGGGGGCACCGCCGGTGCCGGAGGGCGGCTCTACCGCACGGGAGACCGCGGCAGATACCGGGCGGACGGCTCCCTGGAGTTCCTCGGGCGCCTCGACGACCAGATCAAACTGCGCGGCCATCGCATCGAACTCGGTGAGATCGAGGCCGTGTTGGAGGAGCACCCCGACATCACCGCCGCGGTCGCCGTCCTGCGCGACGCCGACCGGCCGGAGCACGCGTCGATCACCGCCCACGTCACCGCCCGCCGGGAGGGAGTGTCCGACAAGGCCCTCCGGACCTGGCTGCGCGAGCGGCTCCCGGCCGGCCACTGCCCGAGCCGCATCGTGGTGCGCGGGACCCTCCCGCGCACCACGGCCGGAAAGATCGACCGGGTGCTGCTGGCCGCCGAATAG
- a CDS encoding condensation domain-containing protein encodes MSQAKTAPLTFGQLSVLRDLDLSGPDEQSDGNLPLVLDVPSGTGVDEATAAWARLVERHEALRTVYDRRAAEPTQTVQPFQGVRLDTVELPAPTREAALDVAGEWAEEEIRFDVEHSWRAAVGVHQGVATHLVCVVHHLAVDSAACTLLEDEFRTLVSGGTLAPDPPQPVDLALEQHGDEQQRSQTIEFWLDEWRGFVEEDRQGGDRSRRHRAALYSERAQDAARAVSERLSVSVQSVVLGAAALVLFDLRGRDRATFGLLAGNRMDKRWQTLLSSMNQLAPMTVAADRDAAPAVFLRMLYMNSLERLLHGSYSIDELRARLTETGCANPDPLQFDCYFNYLGDIAEPPAEGSPARDDVEWFADAWQGGPRFNLRAATGTGLHLSLTASDDYLGAGATGRFLASVEAALVDLADGAPETVGAVDLAPLRKVSPPPPTQDGDTAHE; translated from the coding sequence TTGAGCCAGGCGAAGACCGCCCCGCTGACCTTCGGTCAGCTGTCGGTGCTGAGGGATCTCGATCTGTCGGGGCCCGACGAGCAGAGCGACGGCAATCTCCCCCTCGTCCTCGACGTCCCCTCCGGTACGGGCGTGGACGAGGCCACCGCGGCCTGGGCGCGGCTGGTCGAGCGGCACGAGGCGCTGCGGACCGTCTACGACCGCCGCGCCGCCGAGCCCACCCAGACGGTCCAGCCGTTTCAGGGCGTCCGGCTCGACACAGTGGAACTGCCCGCCCCCACCCGGGAAGCGGCTCTGGACGTCGCCGGGGAGTGGGCTGAGGAGGAGATCCGCTTCGACGTGGAGCACTCCTGGCGCGCCGCCGTCGGCGTCCACCAGGGTGTCGCCACCCACCTGGTGTGCGTCGTGCACCACCTGGCGGTCGACAGCGCCGCCTGCACCCTGCTGGAGGACGAGTTCCGCACCCTCGTCTCCGGGGGCACGCTCGCCCCCGACCCGCCCCAGCCCGTCGACCTGGCGCTGGAGCAGCACGGCGACGAGCAGCAGCGCAGCCAGACGATCGAGTTCTGGCTCGACGAGTGGCGGGGGTTCGTCGAGGAGGACCGGCAGGGCGGCGACAGGAGCCGGCGCCACCGGGCGGCGCTGTACTCCGAGCGGGCCCAGGACGCCGCCCGCGCGGTCTCCGAACGCCTCTCCGTGTCCGTCCAGTCCGTGGTTCTCGGCGCTGCCGCCCTCGTCCTGTTCGACCTGAGGGGCCGCGACCGGGCGACGTTCGGCCTGCTCGCCGGCAACCGCATGGACAAGCGCTGGCAGACGCTGCTCAGCAGCATGAACCAGCTCGCCCCGATGACCGTCGCCGCCGACCGGGACGCCGCGCCCGCGGTGTTCCTGCGCATGCTCTACATGAACAGCCTGGAACGCCTGCTCCACGGCTCGTACAGCATCGACGAACTGCGCGCCCGGCTCACGGAGACCGGCTGCGCCAACCCCGATCCCCTGCAGTTCGACTGCTACTTCAACTACCTCGGGGACATCGCCGAGCCCCCGGCCGAGGGATCACCCGCGCGCGACGACGTCGAGTGGTTCGCCGACGCCTGGCAGGGCGGGCCGCGCTTCAACCTCAGGGCCGCCACGGGCACCGGCCTGCACCTGTCCCTGACCGCGAGCGACGACTACCTCGGCGCCGGGGCGACCGGCCGCTTCCTCGCCTCCGTCGAGGCCGCGCTGGTGGACCTCGCCGACGGCGCGCCGGAGACCGTCGGCGCCGTCGACCTGGCCCCGCTGCGGAAGGTGAGCCCGCCGCCGCCCACACAGGACGGGGACACCGCCCATGAGTGA
- a CDS encoding valine--pyruvate transaminase → MQLSLSGAKMAGVSGLRSIMEDVAASTADASAGDWLNLSVGNPASVPEASDMWRTALADSLAEDFGRVSCRYGPSRGSRFLIEAVVEYFRRAYGWRIGPENVVVGPGSQMLCFAAAALFTGPGARGERKIVLPMVPDYTGYQGMCMHAGGIVGVPPRIERQGDHRFRYALDVEGLRRQSDIGMMLVSSPGNPTGRALDRADLDALTTLAAERDVPLLLDQAYGSPFPRIAEVRTEPVQHDHLINCFSASKAGLPGERVGFAIGSPEYVDALASFMSNSVLHAPQLPQAALARIMRDGRLDDVTREAIVPYYREKKRFAADLLAETMPADMDWRMHSGAGGMFCWLWVDHPWFDDVELYRRLKERRVFVVPGRHFFVDPLSSPAVAGHATRCFRISLSAEEKVLTEGIRHVADVLREMRAEAPVTTR, encoded by the coding sequence ATGCAGTTGTCACTGAGCGGCGCGAAGATGGCCGGTGTCTCCGGCCTGCGCAGCATCATGGAGGACGTGGCCGCCAGCACGGCGGACGCGTCAGCGGGTGACTGGCTCAACCTCAGCGTGGGCAATCCCGCCTCCGTACCGGAGGCGAGCGACATGTGGCGGACCGCCCTGGCGGATTCGCTGGCCGAGGACTTCGGGCGGGTGAGCTGCCGCTACGGCCCGTCGCGCGGCAGCCGGTTCCTCATCGAAGCCGTCGTCGAGTACTTCCGCCGGGCGTACGGCTGGCGGATCGGCCCGGAGAACGTCGTGGTGGGCCCGGGCAGCCAGATGCTGTGCTTCGCCGCGGCCGCCCTCTTCACCGGCCCCGGGGCGCGGGGTGAGCGGAAGATCGTCCTGCCCATGGTCCCCGACTACACCGGCTACCAGGGCATGTGCATGCACGCAGGGGGCATCGTCGGAGTGCCGCCCCGGATCGAGCGACAGGGCGACCACCGCTTCCGCTACGCCCTGGACGTCGAGGGCCTGAGACGGCAGTCGGACATCGGCATGATGCTGGTCTCCAGCCCCGGCAACCCCACCGGACGCGCCCTGGACCGGGCGGACCTGGACGCGCTGACCACGCTGGCGGCCGAGCGTGACGTACCACTGCTCCTGGACCAGGCGTACGGCTCCCCGTTCCCCCGGATCGCCGAGGTGCGCACCGAGCCGGTGCAGCACGACCACCTGATCAACTGCTTCTCCGCGTCCAAGGCCGGACTGCCCGGGGAACGCGTCGGGTTCGCGATCGGCTCCCCGGAGTACGTCGACGCGCTGGCGTCGTTCATGTCCAACTCCGTCCTGCACGCCCCTCAGCTCCCCCAGGCCGCCCTGGCCCGCATCATGCGGGACGGGCGGCTGGACGACGTCACCCGGGAGGCGATCGTCCCCTACTACCGGGAGAAGAAGCGCTTCGCCGCGGACCTGCTGGCGGAGACGATGCCGGCGGACATGGACTGGCGGATGCACTCCGGCGCCGGGGGGATGTTCTGCTGGCTGTGGGTGGACCACCCGTGGTTCGACGACGTCGAGCTGTACCGCAGGCTGAAGGAGAGACGGGTGTTCGTCGTGCCGGGCCGGCACTTCTTCGTGGACCCGCTCTCCTCCCCCGCCGTGGCCGGCCACGCGACCCGGTGCTTCCGCATCAGCCTCAGCGCCGAGGAGAAGGTGCTCACCGAAGGCATCCGCCACGTGGCCGATGTGCTCCGGGAGATGCGCGCCGAGGCGCCCGTGACCACCAGGTGA